A genomic stretch from Balaenoptera musculus isolate JJ_BM4_2016_0621 chromosome 9, mBalMus1.pri.v3, whole genome shotgun sequence includes:
- the CCDC136 gene encoding coiled-coil domain-containing protein 136 isoform X3, whose protein sequence is MQAMEGEVLLPALYEEEEEEEEEEEEAEEEDDQVQKGGSVGSLSVGKHRGLSLTETELEELRAQVLQLVAELEETRELAGQHEDDSLELQGLLEDERLASAQQAEVFTKQIQQLQGELRSLREEISLLEREKECELKEIEQELHLAQAEIQNLRQAAEDSATEHESDIASLQEDLCRMQNELEDMERIRGEYEMEITSLRAEIEMKSSDPSNSLSLSDFSEMQEELQQLRDRCRFLNEEYQALQESNSSLTGQLADLESERTRRATERWLESQALRNMKSAESQTSEEDFLEPDPEMHLLRQQLLGAEEQMRDMQNKCEKLSCELQELQHHRRTSEEEQRRLQRELKCAQNEVLRFQTSHSVTQCDALLFRLTEFQERYKASQKEMAQLQMEQCELLERQRRMQEEQGQLHEELHRLTFPLPRSGLFHKSQELLTKLQDLCELQTLYQGMQEEQKKLIQNQESMLKEQLELHGALQRFKESDFREVLENPKDSKWPKSSKCGHNKSKMIIAQMQALQELYEASQTEQELLQQEQERLLEERKRLQADLQLCLEEMQMLQVQSPSVKVSLESYKKSYGSTTTSNEDCRRGCNIDDNESYHKSYNSSQASEGSLLKSYDSSTSTRESYGRSYRSSSIACKRSYGTSSSSDTCHKSYVSSSMDDELAEPEDMERFEDTVAKVLIKLQGVQAMYQLSQEEHDLLQQRMRNLLDKQKGLKEELDACEKEFKECVECLEKTAASQNEEHEIKELQAKLRELQLQYQASVDEQGRLLAVQEQLEGQLQCCQEELHQLKEERSSVTKETKGTNGNQNMNENANGVKSKNVAKPSLESSEVSFETRKSLEVVLYYQASHMALDDQTKEEIEEETKEAIEDETKESWDELVSEPSGPREVKFKEDQEERYEEFHRQEGKEEEDNQEEEENEASEGSNPLKLSESKKNMFGMWKPMVFLALAAVALYVLPNMRPQETEFCLME, encoded by the exons ATGCAAGCTATGGAGG GGGAAGTGTTACTCCCAGCTCTCtacgaggaggaagaggaggaggaagaagaggaagaagaggcggAAGAAGAGGATGATCAAGTGCAGAAAGGTGGCAGCGTGGGCTCCCTGTCGGTTGGCAAGCACCGGGGCCTGAGCCTCACGGAGACGGAGCTGGAGGAGCTGAGGGCTCAGGTGCTGCagctggtggcagagctggaggagaCCCGGGAACTGGCAGGGCAGCATGAGGACGACTCGCTGGAGCTGCAGG GGCTCCTGGAGGATGAGCGGCTGGCCAGCGCCCAGCAGGCAGAGGTGTTCACCAAGCAGATTCAGCAGCTCCAAG GTGAGCTGCGGTCTCTACGGGAGGAGATTTCCCTGTTAGAGCGTGAAAAAGAATGTGAACTTAAGGAAATAGAACAAGAGTTGCATTTGGCCCAGGCTGAGATCCAGAATCTGCGGCAAGCAGCGGAGGACTCTGCGACTGAACATGAGAGTGACATAGCCTCCCTGCAGGAGGATCTCTGCCGGATGCAGAATGAACTCGAGGACATGGAGCGCATCCGAGGAGAGTATGAGATGGAGATCACCTCCCTCCgtgcagaaatagaaatgaagagcTCTGACCCATCCAATAGTTTAAGTCTCTCAGATTTCTCTGAGATGCAAG AAGAGTTGCAGCAACTGCGGGACCGCTGCCGCTTCCTGAACGAGGAGTACCAGGCCCTTCAGGAGAGCAACAGCAGCCTCACGGGCCAGCTTGCGGATCTGGAGAGTGAGAG GACACGAAGAGCAACAGAAAGGTGGCTGGAGTCCCAAGCACTACGGAATATGAAGTCAGCAGAGTCTCAGACTTCAGAAGAGGATTTCCTGGAGCCTGATCCTGAAATGCATTTGTTGCGACAGCAgctgctgggagctgaggagCAGATGCGTGACATGCAGAACAAG TGTGAGAAATTGAGTTGTGAGTTGCAAGAGCTACAGCATCATCGCCGGACCAGTGAGGAGGAGCAGAGGCGGCTGCAGAGGGagctcaagtgtgcacagaatgAGGTGCTTCGGTTTCAGACTTCCCACAGTGTCACCCAG TGTGACGCACTGCTCTTCAGACTGACAGAATTTCAGGAGAGGTACAAGGCCAGCCAGAAGGAGATGGCGCAGCTGCAAATGGAGCAGTGCGAGctcctggagaggcagaggaggatgCAGGAGGAGCAGGGCCAGCTGCACGAAGAGCTGCACAGGCTCACGTTCCCGCTCCCCAGATCTGGTCTCTTCCACAAG AGTCAGGAGCTCCTTACAAAGTTACAAGACCTGTGTGAACTACAGACGCTCTACCAAGGCATGCAGGAGGAGCAGAAAAAACTGATACAGAATCAAGAAAGTATGTTAAAAGAACAATTAGAACTGCACGGAGCGCTGCAACGTTTCAAGGAGTCTGATTTCCGGGAAGTGTTGGAGAATCCGAAGGATTCCAAATGGCCTAAGTCCTCAAAATGTGGTCATAACAAG TCCAAGATGATCATCGCCCAGATGCAGGCTCTGCAGGAGCTGTACGAGGCCAGTCAGACCGAGCAGGAGCTGCTGCAGCAGGAGCAGGAGCGGCTTCTAGAGGAGCGGAAGAGGCTGCAGGCCGACTTGCAGCTCTGCCTGGAAGAAATGCAGATGCTCCAAGTCCAGTCCCCTTCTGTGAAAGTGAGCCTTGAGTCCTACAAGAAGAGTTATGGGAGCACAACCACCAGCAACGAGGACTGTCGCAGAGGTTGCAACATTGATGACAACGAGAGCTATCACAAGAGTTACAACAGCAGCCAGGCCAGCGAAGGGAGCCTCCTCAAGAGCTATGACAGTAGCACCAGTACCAGGGAATCCTATGGGAGGAGCTACCGCAGCAGCAGCATTGCCTGTAAGAGGAGTTACGGCACCAGCAGTAGCTCTGACACCTGTCACAAGAGTTACGTCAGCAGCAGCATGGACGACGAACTCGCCGAGCCCGAAGATATGGAG cgCTTTGAGGACACGGTTGCCAAGGTGTTGATCAAGCTGCAGGGAGTGCAGGCCATGTACCAGCTCAGCCAGGAGGAGCACGACCTGCTGCAGCAGCGGATGAGAAACCTGCTAGACAAGCAGAAAGGGCTGAAGGAAGAGCTGGATGCCTGCGAGAAGGAATTCAAGGAGTGCGTGGAATGCCTCGAGAAGACCGCTGCCTCCCAAAATGAGGAGCACGAG ATCAAAGAACTGCAGGCCAAGCTGCGGGAGCTGCAGCTACAGTACCAGGCTAGCGTGGATGAGCAGGGGCGGCTCCTGGCCGTGCAGGAGCAGCTGGAGGGGCAGCTGCAGTGCTGCCAGGAAGAGCTTCACCAGCTCAAAGAGGAGAGGTCCTCTGTTACCAAAGAAACCAAGGGAACGAATGGCAATCAGAACATGAACGAGAATGCCAATGGGGTTAAAAGTAAAAACGTGGCCAAGCCAAGCCTGGAGAGTTCTGAGGTCAGCTTTGAGACCAGAAAG AGTCTGGAGGTGGTGCTGTACTACCAGGCCAGCCACATGGCCTTGGACGATCAAACgaaagaggaaatagaagaggAAACGAAGGAGGCAATTGAGGACGAAACAAAGGAGTCCTGGGATGAACTAGTTTCTGAGCCATCAGGTCCTAGAGAGGTTAAATTCAAAGAAGATCAGGAGGAGAGATATGAAGAGTTCCACAGACAGGAGGGTAAGGAAGAAGAAGACaaccaagaggaggaggagaatgaagCTTCAGAGGGAAGCAACCCCCTCAAGCTTTCTGAGAGCAAAAAG AACATGTTTGGGATGTGGAAGCCTATGGTGTTCTTGGCTCTTGCAGCTGTGGCTCTGTATGTGTTACCCAACATGCGACCGCAGGAGACAGAGTTCTGCCTCATGGAGTGA
- the CCDC136 gene encoding coiled-coil domain-containing protein 136 isoform X4: MEAGAGAGAGAAGLSCPGPGPTVTTSGSYEVSEGCERKKGQRWGSLERRGMQAMEGEVLLPALYEEEEEEEEEEEEAEEEDDQVQKGGSVGSLSVGKHRGLSLTETELEELRAQVLQLVAELEETRELAGQHEDDSLELQGLLEDERLASAQQAEVFTKQIQQLQGELRSLREEISLLEREKECELKEIEQELHLAQAEIQNLRQAAEDSATEHESDIASLQEDLCRMQNELEDMERIRGEYEMEITSLRAEIEMKSSDPSNSLSLSDFSEMQEELQQLRDRCRFLNEEYQALQESNSSLTGQLADLESERTRRATERWLESQALRNMKSAESQTSEEDFLEPDPEMHLLRQQLLGAEEQMRDMQNKCEKLSCELQELQHHRRTSEEEQRRLQRELKCAQNEVLRFQTSHSVTQSQELLTKLQDLCELQTLYQGMQEEQKKLIQNQESMLKEQLELHGALQRFKESDFREVLENPKDSKWPKSSKCGHNKSKMIIAQMQALQELYEASQTEQELLQQEQERLLEERKRLQADLQLCLEEMQMLQVQSPSVKVSLESYKKSYGSTTTSNEDCRRGCNIDDNESYHKSYNSSQASEGSLLKSYDSSTSTRESYGRSYRSSSIACKRSYGTSSSSDTCHKSYVSSSMDDELAEPEDMERFEDTVAKVLIKLQGVQAMYQLSQEEHDLLQQRMRNLLDKQKGLKEELDACEKEFKECVECLEKTAASQNEEHEIKELQAKLRELQLQYQASVDEQGRLLAVQEQLEGQLQCCQEELHQLKEERSSVTKETKGTNGNQNMNENANGVKSKNVAKPSLESSEVSFETRKSLEVVLYYQASHMALDDQTKEEIEEETKEAIEDETKESWDELVSEPSGPREVKFKEDQEERYEEFHRQEGKEEEDNQEEEENEASEGSNPLKLSESKKNMFGMWKPMVFLALAAVALYVLPNMRPQETEFCLME, from the exons ATGGAGGCGGGCGCCGGGGCCGGCGCGGGCGCCGCGGGCTTGAGCTGCCCGGGCCCAG GACCCACAGTGACCACTTCAGGCTCCTACGAGGTGTCAGAGGGTTGTGAGAGGAAGAAAGGCCAACGCTGGGGGTCCCTGGAACGGCGGGGGATGCAAGCTATGGAGG GGGAAGTGTTACTCCCAGCTCTCtacgaggaggaagaggaggaggaagaagaggaagaagaggcggAAGAAGAGGATGATCAAGTGCAGAAAGGTGGCAGCGTGGGCTCCCTGTCGGTTGGCAAGCACCGGGGCCTGAGCCTCACGGAGACGGAGCTGGAGGAGCTGAGGGCTCAGGTGCTGCagctggtggcagagctggaggagaCCCGGGAACTGGCAGGGCAGCATGAGGACGACTCGCTGGAGCTGCAGG GGCTCCTGGAGGATGAGCGGCTGGCCAGCGCCCAGCAGGCAGAGGTGTTCACCAAGCAGATTCAGCAGCTCCAAG GTGAGCTGCGGTCTCTACGGGAGGAGATTTCCCTGTTAGAGCGTGAAAAAGAATGTGAACTTAAGGAAATAGAACAAGAGTTGCATTTGGCCCAGGCTGAGATCCAGAATCTGCGGCAAGCAGCGGAGGACTCTGCGACTGAACATGAGAGTGACATAGCCTCCCTGCAGGAGGATCTCTGCCGGATGCAGAATGAACTCGAGGACATGGAGCGCATCCGAGGAGAGTATGAGATGGAGATCACCTCCCTCCgtgcagaaatagaaatgaagagcTCTGACCCATCCAATAGTTTAAGTCTCTCAGATTTCTCTGAGATGCAAG AAGAGTTGCAGCAACTGCGGGACCGCTGCCGCTTCCTGAACGAGGAGTACCAGGCCCTTCAGGAGAGCAACAGCAGCCTCACGGGCCAGCTTGCGGATCTGGAGAGTGAGAG GACACGAAGAGCAACAGAAAGGTGGCTGGAGTCCCAAGCACTACGGAATATGAAGTCAGCAGAGTCTCAGACTTCAGAAGAGGATTTCCTGGAGCCTGATCCTGAAATGCATTTGTTGCGACAGCAgctgctgggagctgaggagCAGATGCGTGACATGCAGAACAAG TGTGAGAAATTGAGTTGTGAGTTGCAAGAGCTACAGCATCATCGCCGGACCAGTGAGGAGGAGCAGAGGCGGCTGCAGAGGGagctcaagtgtgcacagaatgAGGTGCTTCGGTTTCAGACTTCCCACAGTGTCACCCAG AGTCAGGAGCTCCTTACAAAGTTACAAGACCTGTGTGAACTACAGACGCTCTACCAAGGCATGCAGGAGGAGCAGAAAAAACTGATACAGAATCAAGAAAGTATGTTAAAAGAACAATTAGAACTGCACGGAGCGCTGCAACGTTTCAAGGAGTCTGATTTCCGGGAAGTGTTGGAGAATCCGAAGGATTCCAAATGGCCTAAGTCCTCAAAATGTGGTCATAACAAG TCCAAGATGATCATCGCCCAGATGCAGGCTCTGCAGGAGCTGTACGAGGCCAGTCAGACCGAGCAGGAGCTGCTGCAGCAGGAGCAGGAGCGGCTTCTAGAGGAGCGGAAGAGGCTGCAGGCCGACTTGCAGCTCTGCCTGGAAGAAATGCAGATGCTCCAAGTCCAGTCCCCTTCTGTGAAAGTGAGCCTTGAGTCCTACAAGAAGAGTTATGGGAGCACAACCACCAGCAACGAGGACTGTCGCAGAGGTTGCAACATTGATGACAACGAGAGCTATCACAAGAGTTACAACAGCAGCCAGGCCAGCGAAGGGAGCCTCCTCAAGAGCTATGACAGTAGCACCAGTACCAGGGAATCCTATGGGAGGAGCTACCGCAGCAGCAGCATTGCCTGTAAGAGGAGTTACGGCACCAGCAGTAGCTCTGACACCTGTCACAAGAGTTACGTCAGCAGCAGCATGGACGACGAACTCGCCGAGCCCGAAGATATGGAG cgCTTTGAGGACACGGTTGCCAAGGTGTTGATCAAGCTGCAGGGAGTGCAGGCCATGTACCAGCTCAGCCAGGAGGAGCACGACCTGCTGCAGCAGCGGATGAGAAACCTGCTAGACAAGCAGAAAGGGCTGAAGGAAGAGCTGGATGCCTGCGAGAAGGAATTCAAGGAGTGCGTGGAATGCCTCGAGAAGACCGCTGCCTCCCAAAATGAGGAGCACGAG ATCAAAGAACTGCAGGCCAAGCTGCGGGAGCTGCAGCTACAGTACCAGGCTAGCGTGGATGAGCAGGGGCGGCTCCTGGCCGTGCAGGAGCAGCTGGAGGGGCAGCTGCAGTGCTGCCAGGAAGAGCTTCACCAGCTCAAAGAGGAGAGGTCCTCTGTTACCAAAGAAACCAAGGGAACGAATGGCAATCAGAACATGAACGAGAATGCCAATGGGGTTAAAAGTAAAAACGTGGCCAAGCCAAGCCTGGAGAGTTCTGAGGTCAGCTTTGAGACCAGAAAG AGTCTGGAGGTGGTGCTGTACTACCAGGCCAGCCACATGGCCTTGGACGATCAAACgaaagaggaaatagaagaggAAACGAAGGAGGCAATTGAGGACGAAACAAAGGAGTCCTGGGATGAACTAGTTTCTGAGCCATCAGGTCCTAGAGAGGTTAAATTCAAAGAAGATCAGGAGGAGAGATATGAAGAGTTCCACAGACAGGAGGGTAAGGAAGAAGAAGACaaccaagaggaggaggagaatgaagCTTCAGAGGGAAGCAACCCCCTCAAGCTTTCTGAGAGCAAAAAG AACATGTTTGGGATGTGGAAGCCTATGGTGTTCTTGGCTCTTGCAGCTGTGGCTCTGTATGTGTTACCCAACATGCGACCGCAGGAGACAGAGTTCTGCCTCATGGAGTGA
- the CCDC136 gene encoding coiled-coil domain-containing protein 136 isoform X1, whose product MEAGAGAGAGAAGLSCPGPGPTVTTSGSYEVSEGCERKKGQRWGSLERRGMQAMEGEVLLPALYEEEEEEEEEEEEAEEEDDQVQKGGSVGSLSVGKHRGLSLTETELEELRAQVLQLVAELEETRELAGQHEDDSLELQGLLEDERLASAQQAEVFTKQIQQLQGELRSLREEISLLEREKECELKEIEQELHLAQAEIQNLRQAAEDSATEHESDIASLQEDLCRMQNELEDMERIRGEYEMEITSLRAEIEMKSSDPSNSLSLSDFSEMQEELQQLRDRCRFLNEEYQALQESNSSLTGQLADLESERTRRATERWLESQALRNMKSAESQTSEEDFLEPDPEMHLLRQQLLGAEEQMRDMQNKCEKLSCELQELQHHRRTSEEEQRRLQRELKCAQNEVLRFQTSHSVTQCDALLFRLTEFQERYKASQKEMAQLQMEQCELLERQRRMQEEQGQLHEELHRLTFPLPRSGLFHKSQELLTKLQDLCELQTLYQGMQEEQKKLIQNQESMLKEQLELHGALQRFKESDFREVLENPKDSKWPKSSKCGHNKSKMIIAQMQALQELYEASQTEQELLQQEQERLLEERKRLQADLQLCLEEMQMLQVQSPSVKVSLESYKKSYGSTTTSNEDCRRGCNIDDNESYHKSYNSSQASEGSLLKSYDSSTSTRESYGRSYRSSSIACKRSYGTSSSSDTCHKSYVSSSMDDELAEPEDMERFEDTVAKVLIKLQGVQAMYQLSQEEHDLLQQRMRNLLDKQKGLKEELDACEKEFKECVECLEKTAASQNEEHEIKELQAKLRELQLQYQASVDEQGRLLAVQEQLEGQLQCCQEELHQLKEERSSVTKETKGTNGNQNMNENANGVKSKNVAKPSLESSEVSFETRKSLEVVLYYQASHMALDDQTKEEIEEETKEAIEDETKESWDELVSEPSGPREVKFKEDQEERYEEFHRQEGKEEEDNQEEEENEASEGSNPLKLSESKKNMFGMWKPMVFLALAAVALYVLPNMRPQETEFCLME is encoded by the exons ATGGAGGCGGGCGCCGGGGCCGGCGCGGGCGCCGCGGGCTTGAGCTGCCCGGGCCCAG GACCCACAGTGACCACTTCAGGCTCCTACGAGGTGTCAGAGGGTTGTGAGAGGAAGAAAGGCCAACGCTGGGGGTCCCTGGAACGGCGGGGGATGCAAGCTATGGAGG GGGAAGTGTTACTCCCAGCTCTCtacgaggaggaagaggaggaggaagaagaggaagaagaggcggAAGAAGAGGATGATCAAGTGCAGAAAGGTGGCAGCGTGGGCTCCCTGTCGGTTGGCAAGCACCGGGGCCTGAGCCTCACGGAGACGGAGCTGGAGGAGCTGAGGGCTCAGGTGCTGCagctggtggcagagctggaggagaCCCGGGAACTGGCAGGGCAGCATGAGGACGACTCGCTGGAGCTGCAGG GGCTCCTGGAGGATGAGCGGCTGGCCAGCGCCCAGCAGGCAGAGGTGTTCACCAAGCAGATTCAGCAGCTCCAAG GTGAGCTGCGGTCTCTACGGGAGGAGATTTCCCTGTTAGAGCGTGAAAAAGAATGTGAACTTAAGGAAATAGAACAAGAGTTGCATTTGGCCCAGGCTGAGATCCAGAATCTGCGGCAAGCAGCGGAGGACTCTGCGACTGAACATGAGAGTGACATAGCCTCCCTGCAGGAGGATCTCTGCCGGATGCAGAATGAACTCGAGGACATGGAGCGCATCCGAGGAGAGTATGAGATGGAGATCACCTCCCTCCgtgcagaaatagaaatgaagagcTCTGACCCATCCAATAGTTTAAGTCTCTCAGATTTCTCTGAGATGCAAG AAGAGTTGCAGCAACTGCGGGACCGCTGCCGCTTCCTGAACGAGGAGTACCAGGCCCTTCAGGAGAGCAACAGCAGCCTCACGGGCCAGCTTGCGGATCTGGAGAGTGAGAG GACACGAAGAGCAACAGAAAGGTGGCTGGAGTCCCAAGCACTACGGAATATGAAGTCAGCAGAGTCTCAGACTTCAGAAGAGGATTTCCTGGAGCCTGATCCTGAAATGCATTTGTTGCGACAGCAgctgctgggagctgaggagCAGATGCGTGACATGCAGAACAAG TGTGAGAAATTGAGTTGTGAGTTGCAAGAGCTACAGCATCATCGCCGGACCAGTGAGGAGGAGCAGAGGCGGCTGCAGAGGGagctcaagtgtgcacagaatgAGGTGCTTCGGTTTCAGACTTCCCACAGTGTCACCCAG TGTGACGCACTGCTCTTCAGACTGACAGAATTTCAGGAGAGGTACAAGGCCAGCCAGAAGGAGATGGCGCAGCTGCAAATGGAGCAGTGCGAGctcctggagaggcagaggaggatgCAGGAGGAGCAGGGCCAGCTGCACGAAGAGCTGCACAGGCTCACGTTCCCGCTCCCCAGATCTGGTCTCTTCCACAAG AGTCAGGAGCTCCTTACAAAGTTACAAGACCTGTGTGAACTACAGACGCTCTACCAAGGCATGCAGGAGGAGCAGAAAAAACTGATACAGAATCAAGAAAGTATGTTAAAAGAACAATTAGAACTGCACGGAGCGCTGCAACGTTTCAAGGAGTCTGATTTCCGGGAAGTGTTGGAGAATCCGAAGGATTCCAAATGGCCTAAGTCCTCAAAATGTGGTCATAACAAG TCCAAGATGATCATCGCCCAGATGCAGGCTCTGCAGGAGCTGTACGAGGCCAGTCAGACCGAGCAGGAGCTGCTGCAGCAGGAGCAGGAGCGGCTTCTAGAGGAGCGGAAGAGGCTGCAGGCCGACTTGCAGCTCTGCCTGGAAGAAATGCAGATGCTCCAAGTCCAGTCCCCTTCTGTGAAAGTGAGCCTTGAGTCCTACAAGAAGAGTTATGGGAGCACAACCACCAGCAACGAGGACTGTCGCAGAGGTTGCAACATTGATGACAACGAGAGCTATCACAAGAGTTACAACAGCAGCCAGGCCAGCGAAGGGAGCCTCCTCAAGAGCTATGACAGTAGCACCAGTACCAGGGAATCCTATGGGAGGAGCTACCGCAGCAGCAGCATTGCCTGTAAGAGGAGTTACGGCACCAGCAGTAGCTCTGACACCTGTCACAAGAGTTACGTCAGCAGCAGCATGGACGACGAACTCGCCGAGCCCGAAGATATGGAG cgCTTTGAGGACACGGTTGCCAAGGTGTTGATCAAGCTGCAGGGAGTGCAGGCCATGTACCAGCTCAGCCAGGAGGAGCACGACCTGCTGCAGCAGCGGATGAGAAACCTGCTAGACAAGCAGAAAGGGCTGAAGGAAGAGCTGGATGCCTGCGAGAAGGAATTCAAGGAGTGCGTGGAATGCCTCGAGAAGACCGCTGCCTCCCAAAATGAGGAGCACGAG ATCAAAGAACTGCAGGCCAAGCTGCGGGAGCTGCAGCTACAGTACCAGGCTAGCGTGGATGAGCAGGGGCGGCTCCTGGCCGTGCAGGAGCAGCTGGAGGGGCAGCTGCAGTGCTGCCAGGAAGAGCTTCACCAGCTCAAAGAGGAGAGGTCCTCTGTTACCAAAGAAACCAAGGGAACGAATGGCAATCAGAACATGAACGAGAATGCCAATGGGGTTAAAAGTAAAAACGTGGCCAAGCCAAGCCTGGAGAGTTCTGAGGTCAGCTTTGAGACCAGAAAG AGTCTGGAGGTGGTGCTGTACTACCAGGCCAGCCACATGGCCTTGGACGATCAAACgaaagaggaaatagaagaggAAACGAAGGAGGCAATTGAGGACGAAACAAAGGAGTCCTGGGATGAACTAGTTTCTGAGCCATCAGGTCCTAGAGAGGTTAAATTCAAAGAAGATCAGGAGGAGAGATATGAAGAGTTCCACAGACAGGAGGGTAAGGAAGAAGAAGACaaccaagaggaggaggagaatgaagCTTCAGAGGGAAGCAACCCCCTCAAGCTTTCTGAGAGCAAAAAG AACATGTTTGGGATGTGGAAGCCTATGGTGTTCTTGGCTCTTGCAGCTGTGGCTCTGTATGTGTTACCCAACATGCGACCGCAGGAGACAGAGTTCTGCCTCATGGAGTGA